A region from the Nocardioides exalbidus genome encodes:
- a CDS encoding sulfite exporter TauE/SafE family protein — MDWITVTFFSILAAGFFVGIVVGLTGMGGGALMTPALIFLGVGEAATVVTADLTAAAIYKSGGAIVHKREGSPNMQLAKWLMIGSIPMALLGPHLVSWVVSPEDIDDTLKLCIGFALLLAAATYALRLYLNLLRVRGGDHPDDNPAIRPIPTLLVGALGGLLVGITSVGSGSVIMIALLMLYPGLSAVRLVGTDLVQAVPLVLAAAISNIALHGLDWAILVPLVLGSVPGTLIGSAIAPRVPQSFIRRGIVVVLTMSGVALLDKAGWAPLGAGEDETHPMLIAGVGLVVLLVLPVVWGFIRKSQGLPMFGQPTIAQLEDPSYRPGLVGMKKVDDS; from the coding sequence ATGGACTGGATCACCGTCACGTTCTTCTCGATCCTCGCCGCCGGCTTCTTCGTCGGCATCGTGGTCGGCCTGACCGGCATGGGCGGCGGCGCCCTGATGACGCCCGCGCTCATCTTCCTCGGCGTCGGTGAGGCCGCGACGGTCGTCACTGCCGACCTGACCGCCGCGGCGATCTACAAGTCCGGCGGCGCGATCGTGCACAAGCGCGAGGGCTCGCCCAACATGCAGCTGGCGAAGTGGCTGATGATCGGCTCGATCCCGATGGCGCTGCTCGGGCCCCACCTGGTCTCGTGGGTGGTCTCGCCCGAGGACATCGACGACACGCTCAAGCTCTGCATCGGCTTCGCGCTCCTGCTCGCGGCGGCGACGTACGCCCTGCGCCTCTACCTCAACCTGCTCCGCGTCCGCGGCGGCGACCACCCCGACGACAACCCCGCCATCCGGCCGATCCCGACCCTCCTGGTCGGCGCCCTCGGCGGCCTGCTCGTCGGCATCACCAGCGTCGGCTCGGGCTCGGTCATCATGATCGCGCTGCTGATGCTCTACCCCGGCCTCTCCGCCGTCCGCCTCGTCGGCACCGACCTCGTCCAGGCCGTCCCGCTCGTGCTGGCCGCCGCGATCTCCAACATCGCCCTCCACGGCCTCGACTGGGCGATCCTCGTCCCGCTCGTCCTCGGCTCCGTGCCCGGCACCCTGATCGGCTCGGCCATCGCCCCGCGCGTCCCGCAGTCGTTCATCCGGCGCGGCATCGTCGTCGTGCTGACGATGAGCGGCGTCGCGCTGCTCGACAAGGCCGGCTGGGCCCCGCTCGGCGCCGGCGAGGACGAGACCCACCCGATGCTGATCGCCGGCGTGGGCCTCGTCGTCCTGCTCGTCCTCCCCGTCGTCTGGGGCTTCATCCGCAAGTCGCAAGGCCTGCCGATGTTCGGCCAACCCACGATCGCCCAGCTCGAGGATCCGTCGTACCGCCCCGGCCTCGTCGGCATGAAGAAGGTCGACGACTCCTAG
- a CDS encoding 3-keto-5-aminohexanoate cleavage protein yields the protein MSDVLLITVAPTGAETAKADCPQLPTTPEEIARTAAECEAAGAAMIHLHVRDTTHAPTLDQGLLREWVAAVRSSSSLVVQLSTGGSVHDPLDERLRVLDAEPDSCSLTMGTTNFGDDVFLNPWPFVKDLYQLALARGVAPEFELFDLGQVHALGRLVREHGVPAGGKVHVDFVMGVPGGMPGTAPALVAGVAALPPEVTSWSATGIGRSTLAVAMASLSMGGHLRVGMEDVLTISRGVPVESNAQLVSRAVDLGRIAQRTPMTPAQCRELLGLA from the coding sequence ATGTCTGACGTGTTGCTGATCACGGTCGCCCCCACCGGGGCCGAGACCGCCAAGGCCGACTGCCCGCAGCTCCCCACCACCCCGGAGGAGATCGCCCGCACGGCCGCCGAGTGCGAGGCGGCCGGGGCAGCGATGATCCACCTGCACGTGCGCGACACCACGCACGCGCCCACGCTCGACCAGGGGCTGCTGCGGGAGTGGGTCGCCGCCGTGCGGTCGTCGTCCTCGCTGGTCGTCCAGCTGTCCACAGGGGGCTCGGTCCACGACCCGCTCGACGAGCGGCTGAGGGTGCTCGACGCCGAGCCCGACTCGTGCAGCCTCACCATGGGCACCACGAACTTCGGCGACGACGTCTTCCTCAACCCGTGGCCCTTCGTGAAGGACCTCTACCAGCTCGCCCTCGCCCGCGGCGTCGCCCCGGAGTTCGAGCTCTTCGACCTCGGCCAGGTGCACGCGCTCGGTCGGCTGGTCCGGGAGCACGGCGTCCCCGCCGGCGGCAAGGTCCACGTCGACTTCGTGATGGGCGTCCCCGGCGGCATGCCGGGCACCGCTCCCGCCCTCGTCGCGGGCGTCGCGGCCCTCCCGCCCGAGGTCACCTCCTGGTCCGCCACGGGCATCGGCCGCTCGACCCTCGCCGTCGCCATGGCCTCGCTGTCGATGGGCGGGCACCTCCGCGTCGGGATGGAGGACGTGCTCACCATCAGCCGCGGCGTACCCGTCGAGTCCAACGCCCAGCTCGTCTCCCGCGCCGTCGACCTCGGCCGGATCGCGCAGCGGACGCCGATGACGCCCGCCCAGTGCCGGGAGCTGCTCGGCCTCGCGTGA
- the dtd gene encoding D-aminoacyl-tRNA deacylase, whose translation MRAVIQRVLSASVRVDGEVVGELDGPGLLVYLGVTHDDGPTEVAWTARKIWDLRLLREEQSASDVGAPVLVVSQFTLYGDARKGRRPTWQAAAPGPVSEPLYDAVCAELVRLGARVERGRFGADMRVESVNDGPITLVLDSAG comes from the coding sequence ATGCGTGCTGTCATCCAGCGGGTCCTCTCCGCCAGCGTCCGGGTCGACGGCGAGGTCGTCGGCGAGCTCGACGGGCCGGGCCTGCTCGTCTACCTCGGCGTCACGCACGACGACGGACCCACCGAGGTCGCCTGGACCGCGCGCAAGATCTGGGACCTCCGCCTGCTGCGCGAGGAGCAGAGCGCAAGCGACGTCGGGGCGCCGGTGCTCGTGGTCAGCCAGTTCACCCTCTACGGCGACGCGCGCAAGGGCCGCCGGCCCACGTGGCAGGCAGCCGCTCCGGGACCGGTGAGCGAGCCGCTCTACGACGCGGTGTGCGCCGAGCTCGTGCGCCTGGGCGCCCGCGTGGAGCGAGGCCGGTTCGGTGCCGACATGCGGGTGGAGAGCGTGAACGACGGCCCGATCACCCTCGTCCTGGACTCCGCCGGCTAG
- a CDS encoding IS481 family transposase, translating into MAHATHANAALTPRARLKLARLIVDQGWGIPRAAERFDVSWKTAKKWADRYEAEGPAGMFDRSSRPHHLPNRTPAPVVRKIVHLRWKQRLGPVEIADRLGMQSSTVYAVLRRCRLNRLTHIDRATGEPIRRYEHERPGDLIHVDVKKLGRVPDGGGWRYLGRQQGKRNRHVTAAKTGGPRSKWGQPLMGTCYLHTVIDDHSRVAYVEAHDDETKETAAAVLRNAVAWFAERGVTVQRVLSDNGGAYRSYLWRDTCAELGITPKRTRPYRPQTNGKIERFHRTLVEGWAFKKFYNSESARLAALRGWVHEYNHHRPHSAIGKQAPITRLDNLLGHHS; encoded by the coding sequence ATGGCCCACGCTACCCATGCCAACGCCGCTCTGACCCCGCGTGCCCGGCTCAAGCTGGCCAGGCTCATCGTCGATCAGGGCTGGGGGATTCCGCGCGCTGCTGAGCGATTCGACGTGTCGTGGAAGACCGCGAAGAAGTGGGCTGATCGCTACGAAGCCGAGGGCCCAGCAGGGATGTTTGACCGGTCCTCGCGTCCGCACCACCTGCCCAACCGCACGCCAGCACCGGTTGTCCGCAAGATCGTGCACCTGCGCTGGAAGCAGCGGCTCGGGCCCGTCGAGATCGCCGATCGACTCGGGATGCAGTCCTCGACCGTGTACGCCGTCCTTCGCCGGTGCCGGCTCAACCGCCTCACCCACATCGACCGCGCGACCGGAGAGCCGATCCGGCGGTACGAGCACGAGCGTCCCGGCGACTTGATCCACGTCGACGTGAAGAAGCTCGGCAGGGTGCCTGACGGCGGCGGGTGGCGTTATCTGGGGCGTCAGCAGGGCAAACGGAACCGGCACGTCACCGCCGCCAAGACCGGTGGCCCTCGCAGCAAGTGGGGTCAGCCGCTGATGGGGACCTGCTACCTGCACACCGTGATCGACGATCACTCCCGCGTGGCCTACGTCGAGGCACACGACGATGAGACCAAGGAGACCGCCGCAGCTGTGCTGCGCAACGCGGTCGCCTGGTTCGCCGAGCGTGGCGTGACCGTGCAGCGGGTGCTGTCCGACAACGGTGGCGCCTACCGGTCCTACCTGTGGCGCGACACGTGCGCCGAGCTCGGCATCACCCCGAAGCGGACTCGGCCCTATCGGCCCCAGACCAACGGCAAGATCGAGCGGTTCCATCGCACCCTGGTCGAGGGTTGGGCGTTCAAGAAGTTCTACAACTCCGAGTCAGCCCGCCTGGCCGCACTGCGAGGATGGGTCCACGAGTACAACCACCACCGGCCCCACTCAGCAATTGGGAAGCAGGCACCCATCACCAGGTTGGACAACCTGCTTGGGCATCACAGCTAG
- a CDS encoding glycoside hydrolase family 16 protein, which translates to MSRARRASSRPHAATRLIAGLLAVGIVTAGCSSDGDPQPPSYTESDAVDARVLPQLAANGEDTEAADDAAWVVDATIADVDEGTTVTLYGRTGDGWDEVDEQETDADGQVALTSTTAGDLHVVVGSGDDAIGAEVSTSDAPAATFTDDFDENSLDQPDATWHTRAQGHIGVRTCSRAGAQAAQVADGVLQLSVIEDPDMKGECQLPGRRKKFPYRLNGHVGTEGTLSFTYGYAAARIKTQSARGQHAAFWMQAVGGQLSGGPQKGGAEIDVMEYFGDDHPLGGLTQFTYFLDEAGKKQTVGGWVPDVEQYGDDWASTYHVYSVEWTPEEYVFRIDGQVTQRLEGPTSGRPEFLILSLLSSDYELPRFNGELPEHMEVDWARVWETGAP; encoded by the coding sequence ATGAGCCGTGCCCGCCGTGCCTCGTCCCGTCCCCACGCTGCCACGCGCCTGATCGCGGGGTTGCTCGCCGTGGGCATCGTCACGGCCGGCTGCTCGTCAGACGGGGACCCGCAGCCGCCGTCGTACACCGAGAGCGACGCGGTGGACGCACGCGTGCTGCCGCAGCTCGCCGCCAACGGCGAGGACACCGAGGCCGCCGACGACGCGGCCTGGGTCGTCGACGCCACGATCGCCGACGTCGATGAAGGCACGACCGTCACCCTCTACGGCAGGACCGGCGACGGCTGGGACGAGGTGGACGAGCAGGAGACCGACGCGGACGGGCAGGTCGCGCTGACCTCGACGACCGCCGGCGACCTGCACGTCGTCGTGGGTTCGGGCGACGACGCCATCGGCGCGGAGGTCTCGACGAGCGACGCACCCGCCGCGACGTTCACCGACGACTTCGACGAGAACTCGCTCGACCAGCCCGACGCCACCTGGCACACGCGGGCACAGGGCCACATCGGCGTACGGACGTGCTCGCGCGCCGGCGCCCAGGCCGCCCAGGTCGCCGACGGCGTCCTCCAGCTCAGCGTCATCGAGGACCCGGACATGAAGGGCGAGTGCCAGCTGCCCGGGCGCCGCAAGAAGTTCCCCTACCGGCTCAACGGGCACGTCGGCACCGAGGGGACGCTGTCGTTCACCTACGGCTACGCCGCCGCGCGGATCAAGACGCAGTCGGCGCGTGGCCAGCACGCGGCCTTCTGGATGCAGGCGGTCGGCGGCCAGCTCTCCGGCGGCCCGCAGAAGGGTGGCGCGGAGATCGACGTCATGGAGTACTTCGGTGACGACCACCCGCTCGGCGGCCTGACGCAGTTCACCTACTTCCTCGACGAGGCCGGCAAGAAGCAGACCGTGGGCGGCTGGGTGCCCGACGTCGAGCAGTACGGCGACGACTGGGCGTCGACGTACCACGTCTACTCGGTCGAGTGGACGCCCGAGGAGTACGTCTTCCGCATCGACGGGCAGGTCACCCAGCGCCTCGAGGGCCCCACGTCCGGCCGCCCGGAGTTCCTGATCCTGAGCCTGCTCTCGTCCGACTACGAGCTGCCGCGCTTCAACGGCGAGCTGCCCGAGCACATGGAGGTCGACTGGGCGCGGGTGTGGGAGACCGGCGCGCCCTAG
- the cysD gene encoding sulfate adenylyltransferase subunit CysD, with amino-acid sequence MTNTHVDYQLSQLDQLEAESIHIFREVAAEFEKPVLMFSGGKDSIVMLRLAEKAFYPAKIPFPILQVDTGLDFPEVMETRDNWVNRLGVRLVVASIDDAIANGVVVDDGKTSRNRMQTGTLLHAIEENGFTAAFGGGRRDEEKARAKERVYSHRDEFGQWDPKMQRPELWSLYNGRLHAGEHMRIFPISNWTELDIWDYIGREGIEIPNIYFSHQRRVFERDGMLMTETPLNPLRAGEVAEERTVRFRTCGDITLTGCVESTASTIDEIIEEVAAARVTERGATRGDDRFSEAAMEDRKKEGYF; translated from the coding sequence ATGACCAACACCCACGTCGACTACCAGCTGAGCCAGCTGGACCAGCTCGAGGCGGAGTCGATCCACATCTTCCGTGAGGTCGCCGCCGAGTTCGAGAAGCCGGTCCTGATGTTCTCGGGTGGCAAGGACTCCATCGTCATGCTCCGCCTCGCCGAGAAGGCGTTCTACCCGGCGAAGATCCCGTTCCCGATCCTGCAGGTGGACACGGGCCTGGACTTCCCCGAGGTCATGGAGACCCGCGACAACTGGGTCAACCGCCTCGGCGTGCGCCTGGTCGTGGCCTCGATCGACGACGCGATCGCCAACGGGGTCGTGGTCGACGACGGCAAGACCAGCCGCAACCGCATGCAGACCGGCACCCTGCTCCACGCCATCGAGGAGAACGGCTTCACCGCCGCCTTCGGTGGTGGCCGCCGCGACGAGGAGAAGGCCCGCGCCAAGGAGCGCGTCTACTCCCACCGCGACGAGTTCGGCCAGTGGGACCCGAAGATGCAGCGCCCCGAGCTGTGGAGCCTCTACAACGGCCGCCTGCACGCCGGCGAGCACATGCGGATCTTCCCGATCTCGAACTGGACCGAGCTCGACATCTGGGACTACATCGGCCGCGAGGGCATCGAGATCCCCAACATCTACTTCAGCCACCAGCGCCGCGTCTTCGAGCGCGACGGCATGCTGATGACCGAGACGCCGCTCAACCCGCTGCGCGCGGGCGAGGTCGCCGAGGAGCGCACGGTGCGCTTCCGCACCTGCGGCGACATCACCCTGACCGGCTGCGTGGAGTCCACCGCCAGCACGATCGACGAGATCATCGAGGAGGTCGCGGCTGCCCGGGTCACCGAGCGCGGCGCGACCCGCGGTGACGACCGGTTCAGCGAGGCGGCCATGGAAGACCGCAAGAAGGAAGGCTACTTCTGA
- a CDS encoding sulfate adenylyltransferase subunit 1 encodes MGATDGQMDLLRFATAGSVDDGKSTLIGRLLFDSKSIFADQLEAVEKTSTDKGHGYVDLSLLTDGLRSEREQGITIDVAYRYFATPNRKFIIADTPGHVQYTRNMVTGASTADLGLVLVDARHGLTEQSRRHAVLLSLLRVPHLVLCINKMDLVEWSQETYERIHSEFTQFATKLNIPDLEVIPISALNGDNVVDRSENTPWYHGPTLMHHLEHVHVASDRDLVDTRFPVQYVVRPKSDEHHDYRGYAGQVAGGVLKKGDEVIVLPSGMTSKISGIDLFDREVDEAFPPMSVTVRLEDDVDVSRGDMIARVKNAPKPSQDIDAMVCWMTNEPLRPRQKLAIKHTTRTGRAMVKDIQYRLDVNSLHRDQEAGELGLNEIGRVQLRTTVPLLCDPYSKNRTTGSFILIDEATGVTVGAGMINSGS; translated from the coding sequence ATGGGCGCCACCGATGGCCAGATGGACCTGCTCCGCTTCGCGACGGCGGGTTCGGTCGACGACGGCAAGTCGACCCTGATCGGCCGCCTGCTCTTCGACAGCAAGTCGATCTTCGCCGACCAGCTCGAGGCCGTGGAGAAGACCTCCACGGACAAGGGCCACGGCTACGTCGACCTGTCGCTGCTGACCGACGGCCTGCGCTCCGAGCGCGAGCAGGGCATCACGATCGACGTCGCCTACCGCTACTTCGCGACGCCCAACCGCAAGTTCATCATCGCCGACACCCCGGGCCACGTGCAGTACACCCGCAACATGGTCACCGGCGCCTCGACCGCCGACCTCGGCCTCGTGCTGGTCGACGCCCGCCACGGCCTCACCGAGCAGTCGCGCCGCCACGCGGTGCTGCTCTCGCTGCTGCGCGTGCCGCACCTGGTCCTCTGCATCAACAAGATGGACCTGGTCGAGTGGTCGCAGGAGACCTACGAGCGGATCCACAGCGAGTTCACCCAGTTCGCGACCAAGCTCAACATCCCCGACCTCGAGGTCATCCCGATCTCCGCGCTCAACGGCGACAACGTTGTCGACCGCTCGGAGAACACGCCCTGGTACCACGGCCCGACGCTCATGCACCACCTCGAGCACGTGCACGTGGCCTCCGACCGCGACCTCGTCGACACCCGCTTCCCGGTGCAGTACGTCGTACGCCCCAAGTCCGACGAGCACCACGACTACCGCGGCTACGCCGGCCAGGTCGCGGGCGGCGTGCTGAAGAAGGGCGACGAGGTCATCGTGCTGCCCTCCGGCATGACGTCGAAGATCTCGGGCATCGACCTGTTCGACCGCGAGGTCGACGAGGCCTTCCCGCCGATGTCGGTCACGGTCCGGCTCGAGGACGACGTGGACGTCTCGCGCGGCGACATGATCGCCCGCGTCAAGAACGCGCCGAAGCCCAGCCAGGACATCGACGCGATGGTCTGCTGGATGACCAACGAGCCGCTGCGCCCACGCCAGAAGCTCGCCATCAAGCACACCACCCGGACCGGGCGCGCGATGGTCAAGGACATCCAGTACCGCCTCGACGTGAACTCGCTGCACCGCGACCAGGAGGCCGGCGAGCTCGGGCTCAACGAGATCGGCCGCGTCCAGCTGCGCACCACCGTGCCGCTGCTGTGCGACCCGTACTCGAAGAACCGCACCACCGGCTCGTTCATCCTGATCGACGAGGCGACCGGCGTCACCGTCGGCGCCGGCATGATCAACAGCGGCAGCTGA
- a CDS encoding helix-turn-helix domain-containing protein, whose amino-acid sequence MDSRHAEMLAQTDRVALGRRLRSARQARGLTQGEVAADVMSIAYLSRIETGHRRPTAPALEELAERLGVTAESLLGVADRRVVDEIRLALDYAELSLESGQPEDAATHLQAALTQMTTSKVEDMRDRARLLHARAHEALDQVDDAILELEELIDGDTTDGLTRIKAGIAISRIYRESGDLSRAIECGERVMAYVEDAGLDSSDEAVQLAVTLAAAHFERGDTGHAVRMCRKAISRAETLGTPKARASAYWNASAMQARRGDVATAVPLAERALALLGEGQDARNLALLRGEVGRLQLELDPPALDDARRNLEQAAAEMEWSPSTSSDRAQVLLGLARAAFLSGDVPASRDLVAQVHDVANGHLPLAEAEAWALLGSTHVSEGATDEAGSCFRQAVLTLSGIGADKGAAQLWFDLAALLEGIGQAEAASDAYRRAAASTGLRARVASTTFARS is encoded by the coding sequence ATGGACTCGCGTCATGCCGAGATGCTCGCCCAGACCGACCGCGTCGCACTGGGCCGTCGTCTGCGTTCCGCCCGCCAGGCCCGTGGCCTGACGCAGGGCGAGGTGGCCGCCGACGTCATGTCGATCGCCTACCTCTCCCGCATCGAGACCGGGCACCGCCGCCCCACCGCACCGGCGCTGGAGGAGCTCGCCGAACGCCTCGGCGTCACCGCCGAGTCGCTCCTCGGCGTCGCCGACCGCCGCGTGGTCGACGAGATCCGGCTGGCGCTCGACTACGCCGAGCTCTCGCTTGAGTCGGGCCAGCCCGAGGACGCGGCGACCCACCTGCAGGCAGCGCTCACGCAGATGACGACCTCCAAGGTCGAGGACATGCGCGACCGCGCACGGCTGCTCCACGCCCGCGCCCACGAGGCGCTCGACCAGGTCGACGACGCCATCCTGGAGCTCGAGGAGCTGATCGACGGCGACACGACCGACGGCCTCACCCGGATCAAGGCCGGCATCGCGATCAGCCGCATCTACCGCGAGTCCGGCGACCTGAGCCGGGCCATCGAGTGCGGCGAGCGCGTGATGGCCTACGTCGAGGACGCCGGGCTGGACTCCTCCGACGAGGCCGTGCAGCTCGCGGTCACCCTGGCCGCCGCCCACTTCGAGCGCGGCGACACCGGCCACGCGGTGCGGATGTGCCGCAAGGCCATCTCCCGCGCGGAGACGCTCGGCACGCCCAAGGCGCGCGCCTCCGCCTACTGGAACGCCAGTGCGATGCAGGCCCGGCGCGGTGACGTGGCAACCGCGGTCCCGCTCGCCGAGCGCGCCCTCGCGCTGCTCGGCGAGGGCCAGGACGCCCGCAACCTCGCCCTCCTCCGTGGAGAGGTCGGCCGCCTGCAGCTCGAGCTCGACCCGCCCGCGCTCGACGACGCGCGGCGCAACCTCGAGCAGGCCGCTGCCGAGATGGAGTGGAGCCCGTCCACGTCCTCCGACCGGGCCCAGGTGCTGCTCGGTCTCGCGCGTGCCGCCTTCCTCTCCGGTGACGTGCCGGCGAGCCGCGACCTGGTCGCCCAGGTGCACGACGTCGCCAACGGGCACCTGCCCCTCGCCGAGGCAGAGGCGTGGGCCCTGCTGGGCAGCACGCACGTGTCCGAGGGGGCCACCGACGAGGCGGGCTCGTGCTTCCGCCAGGCGGTGCTCACCCTCTCGGGCATCGGCGCCGACAAGGGCGCCGCACAGCTGTGGTTCGACCTGGCCGCGCTCCTCGAGGGCATCGGACAGGCCGAAGCGGCGTCCGACGCCTACCGGCGCGCCGCGGCGTCGACCGGGCTGCGGGCGCGCGTGGCGTCCACCACGTTCGCCCGCAGCTGA